One Oscillospiraceae bacterium genomic region harbors:
- a CDS encoding phosphoribosylformylglycinamidine synthase, with amino-acid sequence MVYRIYVEKKPGFDGEAQGLCHELVDLLGIKALKGLRLINRYDVEGIDNVLFQQAIPTVFSEPPVDTTYTTLPEAQHVFAVEYLPGQFDQRADSASQCIQLLSQGERPTVRSARVYLLEGDLTGDDIAAIKKYVINPVEAREASLEERSTLKMEFAIPTEVETLTGFTSLDDDALEAFRNEKGLAMDHADIKFCQDYFKSEHRDPTITEIRLIDTYWSDHCRHTTFGTILDDVQIDDELVQAAFDRYMALREETGRDKKNRTLMDCATIAAKALKQRGILKNLDESEEINACTVKIKCDVDGELQDWLFLFKNETHNHPTEIEPFGGAATCIGGAIRDPLSGRSYVYQAMRVTGAADPLKPVSETMPGKLPQRKLVTTAAAGYSSYGNQIGLATGQVSELYHPGYAAKRMEIGAVVGATPASHVRREEPAPGDVVILLGGRTGRDGIGGATGSSKAHKLTSLETCGAEVQKGNAPIERKLQRLFRREDACRLIKRCNDFGAGGVSVAIGELADGLKIDLNKVTKKYEGLDGTELAISESQERMAVAVAAEDAETFMQYAAEENLEATIVATVTEEKRMREFWNGKAIVDLSREFLNSNGAERHANVHILKGHVWQPQFAGATFEQKMEHLVSDLNVCSQKGLGERFDSTIGAATVLMPYGGKYQLTPSMAMAAKLPVDGETTTCSGMAWGFNPYLTEADPYRGAYLAVVESITKLVCAGFHHENMYLTFQEYFEHMNDKPERWGKPLAALLGALDAQMGLGIASIGGKDSMSGSFEGLDVPPTLVSFATAIGNTRDVQSPEFKKANSAVVLLRPQYKDGLPEIGSLIAIYKTVEQMIDEGKVLSAATPGYGGVAEALFKMCVGNHVGLQLSNDLNFNDLFKPAYGSVILELLDPSAGEFLGFTTVDYTLEAGKEMIDLAKLQEKWEAKLEPVFPYRKAGPTVPALEHDCPTNKRVAPAVRLATPRVIIPVFPGTNCEYDTARAFRQAGGDPHILVLKNLTPADVAESCEALVKELDEAQILMLPGGFSGGDEPDGSAKFIAAFFRSPAVADAVNRLLNQRDGLALGICNGFQALIKLGLVPYGEIRPITADDPTLTFNTIHRHQSMLVRTRVASNKSPWLSRCDINDEHLIAISHGEGRFVCSQTLLNQLIDNGQIATQYVDLTCQPTMDLRYNPNGSVMAIEGITSPDGRVFGKMGHSERYGERLYKNVTGDKYQPIFEGGVNYFKL; translated from the coding sequence ATGGTATATCGCATTTATGTTGAGAAAAAGCCCGGTTTTGACGGCGAGGCTCAGGGCCTTTGCCACGAGCTGGTCGACCTGCTGGGCATTAAGGCCCTGAAAGGTCTGCGGCTCATCAACCGTTATGATGTCGAGGGTATCGACAACGTCCTGTTCCAGCAGGCCATCCCTACTGTCTTCAGCGAGCCGCCGGTAGACACCACCTACACCACCCTGCCCGAGGCCCAGCACGTTTTTGCTGTTGAGTACCTGCCCGGCCAGTTTGACCAGCGTGCTGACTCTGCCAGTCAGTGTATCCAGCTGCTCAGCCAGGGCGAGCGCCCCACCGTACGCAGCGCCCGCGTCTACCTGCTGGAGGGCGATTTGACCGGGGACGACATCGCCGCCATTAAAAAGTACGTCATCAACCCCGTCGAGGCACGCGAAGCCAGCCTTGAGGAGCGCAGCACCCTCAAGATGGAGTTTGCCATCCCCACCGAGGTAGAGACCCTGACCGGCTTTACCTCCCTGGACGACGATGCCCTGGAAGCCTTCCGCAACGAGAAGGGCCTGGCCATGGACCACGCCGACATCAAGTTCTGCCAGGACTACTTCAAGTCCGAGCACCGCGACCCCACCATCACCGAGATCCGCCTGATCGACACCTACTGGTCCGACCACTGCCGCCACACTACCTTCGGCACCATTCTGGACGACGTGCAGATCGATGACGAGCTGGTGCAGGCTGCCTTTGACCGCTACATGGCCCTGCGCGAGGAGACCGGCCGCGACAAGAAGAACCGCACCCTGATGGACTGCGCCACCATCGCCGCCAAGGCCCTGAAGCAGCGCGGCATCCTGAAGAACCTGGACGAGAGCGAGGAGATCAACGCCTGCACCGTTAAGATCAAGTGCGATGTCGACGGCGAGCTGCAGGACTGGCTGTTTCTCTTTAAGAATGAGACCCACAACCACCCCACCGAGATCGAGCCTTTCGGCGGTGCTGCCACCTGCATCGGCGGTGCCATCCGCGATCCCCTGTCCGGCCGCAGCTACGTCTACCAGGCCATGCGCGTGACCGGCGCAGCCGACCCGCTGAAGCCTGTCTCCGAGACGATGCCCGGCAAGCTGCCCCAGCGCAAGCTGGTCACCACCGCCGCTGCCGGTTACTCCAGCTACGGCAACCAGATTGGCCTTGCCACCGGCCAGGTCTCTGAACTGTATCACCCCGGCTACGCTGCCAAGCGCATGGAGATCGGCGCAGTCGTGGGCGCAACGCCTGCCAGCCATGTCCGCCGCGAGGAACCCGCCCCCGGCGATGTGGTCATCCTGCTGGGCGGCCGCACCGGCCGTGACGGCATCGGCGGCGCCACCGGCTCCTCCAAGGCCCACAAGCTGACCAGCCTGGAGACCTGCGGTGCCGAGGTGCAGAAGGGCAACGCCCCCATCGAGCGTAAGCTGCAGCGTCTGTTCCGCCGCGAGGATGCCTGCCGCCTCATCAAGCGCTGCAACGACTTTGGCGCAGGCGGTGTCTCTGTTGCCATCGGTGAGCTGGCCGACGGTCTGAAGATCGACCTGAACAAGGTCACCAAGAAATACGAGGGTCTGGACGGCACCGAACTGGCCATCTCCGAGAGCCAGGAGCGTATGGCCGTGGCTGTCGCTGCCGAGGATGCCGAGACCTTTATGCAGTACGCCGCCGAGGAAAACCTCGAAGCTACGATCGTTGCCACCGTTACCGAGGAAAAGCGCATGCGCGAATTCTGGAACGGCAAGGCCATCGTCGACCTCTCCCGCGAGTTCCTGAACTCCAACGGTGCCGAGCGTCACGCCAACGTACACATCCTCAAGGGTCATGTCTGGCAGCCCCAGTTTGCCGGTGCTACCTTTGAGCAGAAGATGGAGCACCTGGTCTCCGACCTGAACGTCTGCAGCCAGAAGGGTCTGGGCGAGCGCTTCGACTCCACCATCGGCGCAGCCACTGTGCTGATGCCCTACGGCGGCAAGTACCAGCTGACCCCCTCCATGGCCATGGCTGCCAAGCTGCCCGTGGACGGCGAGACCACCACCTGCTCCGGCATGGCCTGGGGCTTCAACCCCTACCTGACCGAGGCCGACCCCTACCGCGGCGCTTATCTGGCCGTGGTCGAGAGCATCACCAAGCTGGTGTGCGCCGGTTTCCACCACGAGAATATGTACCTGACCTTCCAGGAATACTTTGAGCACATGAACGACAAGCCCGAGCGCTGGGGCAAGCCGCTGGCCGCCCTGCTGGGTGCCCTGGATGCCCAGATGGGCCTGGGCATTGCCTCCATCGGCGGCAAGGACTCCATGTCCGGCAGCTTTGAAGGCCTGGATGTTCCCCCCACGCTGGTCAGCTTTGCCACCGCCATCGGCAATACCCGCGATGTGCAGAGCCCCGAGTTCAAGAAAGCCAACAGCGCCGTTGTTTTGCTGCGTCCCCAGTATAAGGACGGCCTGCCCGAAATCGGCAGCCTGATCGCCATCTACAAGACCGTCGAGCAGATGATCGACGAAGGCAAGGTGCTGTCTGCCGCTACCCCCGGTTACGGCGGCGTTGCCGAGGCCCTGTTCAAGATGTGCGTGGGCAACCATGTGGGCCTGCAGCTCTCCAACGACCTGAACTTCAACGACCTGTTCAAGCCCGCTTACGGCAGCGTGATTTTGGAGCTGCTGGACCCGTCCGCCGGCGAGTTCCTGGGCTTTACCACCGTGGACTACACGCTGGAAGCCGGCAAAGAGATGATCGACCTGGCCAAGCTGCAGGAGAAGTGGGAAGCCAAGCTGGAGCCGGTCTTCCCCTACCGCAAGGCCGGCCCGACTGTGCCTGCGCTGGAGCATGACTGCCCCACCAACAAGCGCGTGGCCCCCGCTGTGCGCCTGGCTACCCCGCGGGTCATCATCCCCGTCTTCCCCGGCACCAACTGTGAGTATGATACCGCCCGCGCCTTCCGCCAGGCCGGCGGCGACCCGCACATTCTGGTGCTGAAAAACCTGACCCCCGCCGATGTTGCCGAGAGCTGTGAAGCCCTGGTCAAGGAGCTGGACGAAGCCCAGATCCTGATGCTGCCGGGCGGCTTCTCCGGCGGTGACGAGCCGGACGGCTCCGCCAAGTTCATCGCGGCGTTCTTCCGCTCCCCCGCTGTGGCCGATGCCGTCAACCGCCTGCTGAACCAGCGCGACGGCCTGGCCTTGGGCATCTGCAACGGCTTCCAGGCTCTCATCAAGCTGGGCCTGGTCCCCTACGGCGAGATCCGCCCCATCACGGCCGATGACCCGACCCTGACCTTCAACACCATCCATCGCCACCAGAGCATGCTGGTGCGCACCCGCGTTGCCAGCAACAAGAGTCCCTGGCTGAGCCGCTGCGACATCAACGATGAGCACCTGATCGCCATCAGCCACGGCGAGGGCCGCTTTGTCTGCAGTCAGACGCTGCTGAACCAGCTGATCGACAACGGCCAGATCGCCACCCAGTACGTCGACCTGACCTGCCAGCCCACCATGGACCTGCGCTACAACCCCAACGGCTCCGTAATGGCTATCGAGGGCATCACCAGCCCGGATGGCCGCGTCTTTGGCAAAATGGGCCACAGCGAACGCTACGGCGAACGCCTGTACAAGAACGTTACCGGCGACAAGTACCAGCCTATCTTTGAGGGCGGCGTGAACTATTTTAAGCTGTAA
- the purD gene encoding phosphoribosylamine--glycine ligase, translated as MKILVVGGGGREHAIIRALKKSPLCTEIWCTPGNGGISYDAHCKAIPATDVDSMVAFAKEEAFDYVVVAQDDPLALGMVDALAAVGIPAFGPDKAAARIEASKVFSKDLMKKYGIPTAKYETFDDPAKVMAYIRAEGKYPVVIKADGLALGKGVLICQNEQEAADGVKEIMLDKKFGASGNHVVVEEFLTGPEVSVLSFCDGKTVKPMVSSMDHKRALDHDEGLNTGGMGTVAPNPYYTPAVADRCMKEIFLPTVAAMQAEGCPFKGCLYFGLMLTPDGPKVIEYNCRFGDPETQVVLPLLESDLLTVMQATTNGTLDKTEVKFSDGAAACVILASGGYPLAYEKGKEITGLTEGQLDAADVTVYHAGTAIKEGKLVTNGGRVLGVTATAATLPEALKKAYAASESIHFDKLHKRSDIGARALAAMQ; from the coding sequence ATGAAAATTCTGGTTGTAGGCGGCGGCGGGCGCGAGCACGCCATTATCCGCGCACTGAAAAAAAGCCCCCTCTGCACCGAGATCTGGTGCACACCCGGCAACGGCGGCATCAGCTACGATGCCCACTGCAAGGCCATCCCCGCCACCGACGTGGACTCCATGGTCGCCTTTGCCAAAGAGGAAGCCTTTGACTATGTAGTCGTTGCCCAGGATGACCCCCTGGCCTTGGGCATGGTCGACGCCCTGGCGGCGGTCGGCATCCCGGCCTTTGGCCCCGACAAAGCCGCGGCCCGCATCGAGGCCAGCAAGGTATTTAGCAAGGACCTGATGAAGAAATACGGCATCCCCACCGCCAAGTACGAGACCTTCGACGACCCCGCTAAGGTCATGGCGTACATCCGTGCCGAGGGCAAGTATCCCGTGGTCATCAAGGCCGACGGCCTGGCCCTGGGCAAGGGCGTGCTGATCTGCCAGAACGAGCAGGAAGCCGCCGACGGCGTGAAAGAGATCATGCTGGATAAAAAGTTCGGTGCATCGGGCAATCATGTGGTGGTCGAGGAGTTCCTCACCGGCCCCGAGGTCAGCGTGCTGTCCTTCTGCGATGGAAAGACCGTCAAGCCGATGGTCTCCAGCATGGACCACAAGCGTGCGCTGGACCATGACGAAGGCCTGAACACCGGCGGCATGGGCACCGTGGCCCCCAACCCCTACTACACCCCCGCCGTGGCCGACCGCTGCATGAAGGAGATCTTCCTGCCTACCGTGGCCGCCATGCAGGCCGAGGGCTGCCCCTTTAAGGGCTGCCTTTACTTTGGCCTGATGCTGACCCCCGACGGCCCCAAGGTCATCGAGTACAACTGCCGCTTTGGCGACCCGGAGACCCAGGTGGTGCTGCCCCTGCTGGAAAGCGACCTGTTGACCGTGATGCAGGCTACCACCAACGGCACGCTGGATAAGACCGAGGTCAAGTTCAGCGACGGCGCTGCCGCCTGTGTCATTCTGGCCAGCGGCGGCTATCCCCTCGCCTACGAGAAGGGCAAGGAGATCACCGGCCTGACCGAGGGCCAGTTGGATGCCGCCGACGTGACCGTCTACCATGCGGGCACCGCCATCAAGGAGGGCAAGCTAGTCACCAACGGCGGCCGTGTGCTGGGCGTGACGGCCACCGCCGCCACCCTGCCCGAGGCACTGAAAAAAGCCTACGCTGCCAGCGAGAGCATCCACTTTGACAAGCTGCACAAGCGCAGCGACATCGGCGCAAGAGCGCTGGCTGCGATGCAGTAA
- a CDS encoding phosphoribosylaminoimidazolecarboxamide formyltransferase produces MNEFQLKYGTNPNQKPARIYMADGSDLPVQILNGRPGYINFLDAFNSWQLVRDLKKALGQPAAASFKHVSPAGAAIGLPLDDTLRAMYHIAPETELSPLACAYARARGADRMSSFGDWIALSDVCDLSTAKLIQHEVSDGIIAPGYDADALEVLKSKKKGNYAIVQIDAAYEPKPLETRTVFGVTFEQGRQDLDISDATMLQNIVTENQFISEEQRRDLIISLIVLKYTQSNSVCYVQDGQTIGVGAGQQSRVHCTRLAGQKADNWQLRHMPKVLNLPFRPDIAKPNRDNAIDVYIGDTPQDVIGDDVWAETFTEQPAPLTLDEKRAWLDAVTGVALGSDAFFPFGDNIERARRSGVTAIVQPGGSIRDQQVIDTCNKYGIAMAFCGIRLFHH; encoded by the coding sequence ATGAACGAATTTCAGCTGAAATACGGCACCAACCCCAACCAGAAGCCCGCCCGCATCTACATGGCCGACGGCTCCGACCTGCCGGTGCAGATCCTGAACGGCCGCCCGGGCTACATCAACTTTCTGGATGCGTTCAACTCCTGGCAGCTGGTGCGCGACCTGAAAAAGGCCCTGGGCCAGCCCGCCGCCGCCAGCTTCAAGCATGTGTCCCCCGCCGGTGCGGCCATCGGCCTGCCGCTGGATGACACCCTGCGCGCCATGTACCACATTGCCCCCGAGACCGAGCTGTCTCCCCTGGCCTGCGCCTACGCCCGCGCCCGCGGCGCCGACCGCATGTCCAGCTTTGGCGACTGGATCGCGCTGTCCGATGTCTGCGACCTCTCCACCGCCAAGCTCATTCAGCACGAAGTTTCCGACGGCATCATCGCCCCCGGTTACGATGCTGACGCGCTGGAAGTGCTGAAAAGCAAAAAGAAGGGCAACTACGCCATCGTGCAGATCGACGCCGCCTACGAGCCGAAACCGCTGGAGACCCGCACCGTCTTTGGCGTGACCTTCGAGCAGGGCCGTCAGGACCTGGACATCAGCGACGCCACGATGCTGCAGAACATCGTGACCGAGAACCAGTTCATCAGCGAGGAGCAGCGCCGCGACCTCATCATCAGCCTCATCGTACTGAAGTACACCCAGTCCAACAGCGTTTGCTACGTGCAGGACGGCCAGACCATCGGCGTAGGTGCCGGCCAGCAGAGCCGCGTGCACTGCACCCGCCTGGCAGGCCAGAAGGCTGACAACTGGCAGCTGCGCCACATGCCCAAGGTGCTGAACCTGCCCTTCCGCCCCGACATTGCCAAGCCCAACCGCGACAACGCCATCGACGTCTACATCGGTGATACGCCGCAGGATGTCATCGGCGATGACGTCTGGGCTGAAACCTTTACCGAGCAGCCCGCCCCGCTGACGCTGGACGAAAAGCGCGCCTGGCTGGATGCCGTGACCGGCGTTGCCTTAGGCAGTGATGCTTTCTTCCCCTTCGGCGATAATATCGAGCGTGCCCGCCGCAGCGGCGTAACGGCCATTGTGCAGCCGGGCGGCTCCATCCGGGACCAGCAGGTCATTGATACCTGCAACAAGTACGGCATTGCGATGGCGTTCTGCGGCATCCGGCTGTTCCATCATTAA
- a CDS encoding IMP cyclohydrolase, whose product MKKNLYKYLAGNEYPGRGIVLGLTPDSKKAVVAYWIMGRSANSRNRVFEPIEGGIRTVAADPAKLEDPHLIIYNAVLTLRETTVVTNGDQTDTIAQFMNGNLFPGYSFEAALATRTYEDDAPNFTPRISGVVDMRRGGYKLSIVKSNEGNAASVQRYTFDYPQPVAGEGHFISTYQKNGAPIPSFAGEPLHVAIDENDPDKFADKLWKNLNEDNKVSLFVRSIELETGTYEDVILNKYTAVEG is encoded by the coding sequence ATGAAGAAAAATCTGTACAAATATCTGGCCGGTAACGAGTATCCCGGCCGCGGCATTGTGCTGGGCCTGACCCCCGACAGCAAAAAGGCCGTGGTGGCCTACTGGATCATGGGCCGCAGCGCCAACAGCCGCAACCGCGTGTTTGAGCCTATCGAAGGCGGCATCCGCACGGTGGCCGCTGACCCCGCCAAGCTGGAAGACCCGCACCTCATCATCTATAACGCCGTGCTGACCCTGCGGGAGACCACCGTGGTCACCAACGGCGACCAGACCGATACGATTGCCCAATTCATGAACGGCAACCTTTTCCCCGGTTACAGCTTTGAGGCTGCGCTGGCCACCCGTACTTATGAGGACGACGCCCCCAACTTCACCCCGCGCATTTCCGGCGTGGTGGATATGCGCCGCGGCGGCTACAAGCTGTCCATCGTCAAATCCAACGAGGGCAACGCCGCCAGCGTGCAGCGCTATACCTTCGATTACCCCCAGCCCGTTGCCGGTGAGGGCCACTTCATCAGCACCTACCAGAAGAACGGTGCCCCCATCCCCAGCTTTGCCGGGGAACCGCTGCACGTCGCCATCGATGAGAACGACCCCGATAAGTTTGCCGACAAGCTCTGGAAGAACCTGAACGAGGATAACAAGGTCAGCCTGTTTGTGCGCAGCATCGAGCTGGAGACCGGCACCTACGAGGACGTTATCCTGAACAAATACACCGCTGTGGAGGGTTAA
- the purN gene encoding phosphoribosylglycinamide formyltransferase: protein MKRVAVLVSGGGTNLQALLESERRGENPNGRIVLVVASKPGVYALERAASFGVESAVVSRKDYADSAAFDAALLDALQSHNIDVVVLAGFLSVLGEKVIAAYRNKIINVHPSLIPSFCGPGFYGLKVHEAALARGVKLTGATVHLVNEECDGGPILLQKAVAVQPGDTPEVLQKRVMVEAEWKLLPQALAMVCSDEV from the coding sequence ATGAAGCGTGTAGCAGTTCTGGTCTCCGGCGGCGGCACCAACCTGCAGGCGTTGCTGGAAAGCGAGCGCCGCGGCGAGAACCCCAACGGCCGGATCGTGCTGGTGGTCGCCAGCAAGCCCGGCGTCTACGCGCTGGAACGCGCCGCCAGCTTTGGCGTGGAATCCGCCGTGGTCAGCCGCAAAGACTATGCTGACAGCGCCGCCTTTGACGCCGCCCTGCTGGACGCCCTGCAAAGCCATAACATTGACGTGGTGGTGCTGGCCGGGTTCCTGAGCGTGCTGGGCGAGAAGGTCATTGCCGCTTACCGCAACAAGATCATCAACGTGCATCCCAGCCTGATCCCCAGCTTTTGCGGCCCAGGCTTCTACGGGCTGAAAGTCCACGAAGCCGCCCTGGCCCGGGGCGTAAAGCTGACCGGTGCCACCGTGCATCTGGTCAACGAGGAGTGCGACGGCGGGCCTATCCTTTTGCAGAAAGCCGTGGCCGTCCAGCCCGGCGACACCCCCGAGGTGCTGCAGAAGCGCGTGATGGTCGAAGCCGAATGGAAGCTGCTGCCCCAGGCCCTGGCCATGGTGTGCAGCGATGAGGTATAA
- the purM gene encoding phosphoribosylformylglycinamidine cyclo-ligase encodes MEKSYSASYAAAGVDITAGYRSVELMKQYVARTMTENCIGGLGGFGGLFELDCSGMEHPVLISGTDGVGTKLRIAMLLDKHDTIGIDCVAMCVNDVICAGAKPLVFLDYIACGKNIPEKIAEIVKGVAEGCVQAGCSLVGGETAEHPGMMPEDEYDLAGFTVGVVDKAKILDNSTMQAGDVIIALPSTGVHSNGFSLVRKIFDIDNNPDVLKKTFDGMDKPLGEALLAPTRIYVKPVLAVMDEVKVKGVSHITGGGFYENIPRSLKKGCAARIAKADVRIPALFDVMQREGSISEHDMFNTFNMGVGMVLTVAPEDADKAIAILQAHGEDAYRLGTIVEGDGVELV; translated from the coding sequence ATGGAAAAAAGCTATTCTGCCAGTTACGCCGCTGCAGGCGTGGATATTACGGCCGGGTATCGTTCGGTCGAACTGATGAAACAGTATGTCGCCCGCACCATGACCGAGAACTGCATCGGCGGGCTGGGCGGCTTCGGCGGCCTGTTTGAGCTGGATTGCTCCGGTATGGAGCATCCCGTCCTGATCTCCGGCACCGACGGCGTGGGCACCAAGCTGCGCATCGCCATGCTGCTGGACAAGCACGACACCATCGGCATCGACTGCGTGGCCATGTGCGTCAACGACGTGATCTGCGCCGGTGCCAAGCCGCTGGTTTTCCTGGATTACATCGCCTGCGGCAAGAACATCCCTGAGAAAATTGCCGAGATCGTCAAGGGCGTGGCCGAGGGCTGCGTGCAGGCTGGCTGCTCCCTGGTGGGCGGCGAAACTGCCGAGCATCCCGGCATGATGCCCGAGGATGAGTACGACCTGGCCGGTTTCACCGTCGGTGTGGTCGACAAGGCCAAGATCCTGGACAACTCCACCATGCAGGCGGGCGATGTCATCATCGCCCTGCCCTCTACCGGCGTGCACTCCAACGGTTTCTCGCTGGTACGCAAGATTTTTGATATTGACAACAACCCCGATGTGCTGAAAAAGACCTTCGACGGCATGGACAAGCCCCTGGGCGAGGCTCTGCTGGCCCCCACCCGCATCTACGTCAAGCCCGTGCTGGCTGTGATGGACGAGGTCAAGGTCAAGGGCGTTTCCCACATCACCGGCGGCGGCTTCTACGAGAACATCCCCCGCAGCCTGAAGAAGGGCTGCGCCGCCCGCATTGCCAAGGCCGATGTGCGCATCCCCGCCCTGTTTGATGTAATGCAGCGCGAGGGCAGCATCAGTGAGCATGACATGTTCAACACCTTTAATATGGGCGTTGGCATGGTGCTGACCGTGGCCCCCGAGGACGCCGACAAGGCTATCGCCATCCTGCAGGCCCACGGCGAGGACGCCTACCGCCTGGGCACCATCGTCGAGGGCGACGGGGTGGAACTGGTATGA
- the purF gene encoding amidophosphoribosyltransferase, protein MSQFSQGLHEECGVFGMYDKTGATDMVSAVYSALYALQHRGQESCGIALNVDGVLSGHRDLGLVSEVFTKRVLEDLPRGAKMATGHVRYATAGQRSRSNAQPMILHHCKGAMAVCHNGNLVNAPKLRRKLEMSGSIFHGTSDTEVIAYLLTQNRLLTPNIEMAVSRTMDDIEGAYSLVIMTHTKLIAARDPNGFRPLCIGELPDGSGWAFASESCALDAVGAKFVRDVKPGEIVIADRNGLRSIEDHCGTAPHTMCVFEYIYFARPDSIIEGTCVHEARLQAGRFLAQEHPVEADVVIGAPDSGLDAALGYAQESGIPYGIGFIKNKYVGRTFIQGSQAQRESSVRIKLNAISSTVKGKRVVLVDDSIVRGTTSARTIRLLREAGAAEVHYRISAPPFAHPCYFGTDIPDEKDLIATGHTVEEINKLVGSDTLGYLSIEHVQQLAIHSKCGFCTGCFTGKYPVAPPTETMDIVYDKPLSQSNSNKKL, encoded by the coding sequence ATTTCCCAATTCAGCCAGGGCCTGCACGAGGAGTGCGGTGTCTTTGGCATGTACGATAAGACCGGCGCGACCGATATGGTCAGTGCCGTATACAGTGCGCTGTACGCCCTGCAGCATCGCGGGCAGGAAAGCTGCGGCATCGCCCTGAACGTGGACGGTGTGCTTTCCGGCCACCGCGACTTGGGGCTGGTGAGCGAGGTGTTCACCAAGCGCGTGCTGGAGGACCTGCCCCGCGGCGCCAAGATGGCCACCGGCCACGTGCGTTACGCCACCGCAGGCCAGCGCAGCCGTTCCAACGCGCAGCCGATGATTTTGCATCACTGCAAGGGTGCCATGGCCGTATGCCACAACGGCAACCTGGTCAACGCCCCCAAGCTGCGCCGTAAGCTGGAGATGAGCGGTTCCATCTTCCACGGCACCTCGGATACCGAGGTCATCGCCTACCTGCTGACCCAGAACCGCCTGCTGACCCCCAACATTGAGATGGCCGTCAGCCGCACGATGGACGACATCGAGGGCGCGTATTCTCTGGTCATCATGACCCATACCAAGCTGATCGCCGCCCGCGACCCCAACGGCTTCCGCCCGCTGTGCATCGGCGAGCTGCCCGATGGTTCCGGATGGGCCTTTGCCAGCGAGAGCTGCGCCCTGGACGCCGTCGGCGCCAAATTCGTGCGGGACGTCAAGCCCGGTGAAATCGTCATCGCTGACCGCAACGGTCTGCGCAGCATCGAGGATCACTGCGGCACCGCTCCCCACACGATGTGCGTGTTCGAGTACATCTACTTTGCCCGCCCGGATTCCATCATCGAGGGCACCTGCGTCCATGAGGCCCGCCTGCAGGCCGGCCGTTTCCTGGCGCAGGAGCATCCCGTCGAGGCCGACGTCGTCATCGGCGCGCCGGATTCCGGCCTGGACGCCGCCCTGGGTTACGCCCAGGAGAGCGGCATCCCCTACGGCATAGGCTTTATCAAGAACAAATATGTCGGCCGCACCTTCATTCAGGGCAGCCAGGCCCAGCGCGAGAGCAGCGTCCGCATCAAGCTGAACGCCATCTCCTCCACGGTCAAGGGCAAGCGCGTCGTGCTGGTGGATGACTCCATCGTGCGCGGCACCACCAGTGCCCGCACCATCCGCCTGCTGCGCGAGGCCGGCGCCGCCGAGGTACACTACCGCATCAGCGCCCCGCCGTTCGCCCACCCCTGCTATTTCGGCACCGACATCCCCGACGAAAAAGACCTGATTGCCACCGGCCATACGGTGGAGGAGATCAACAAGCTGGTGGGTTCCGACACGCTGGGGTACCTGAGCATCGAGCATGTGCAGCAGCTGGCCATCCACAGCAAGTGCGGGTTCTGCACCGGCTGCTTTACCGGCAAGTACCCCGTGGCCCCGCCCACCGAGACGATGGACATCGTCTACGACAAGCCGCTGAGCCAATCCAACAGCAATAAAAAATTGTAA
- a CDS encoding phosphoribosylaminoimidazolesuccinocarboxamide synthase, with amino-acid sequence MNYEVKEQMYEGKAKQVFATSDPEIVMVHYKDDATAGDGEKKGTIRDKGIVNNKLSNALMQKLEKEGIPTHYVQEINDRDTFVKKVEIVPLEVIIRNVAAGHFTLRMGVPEGTEFKTPILEFSYKNDDLHDPFINHYYALALGLATQEEIDTITKYAFKINEVLKKILLDANIRLIDFKVEFGRLSDGTIILADEISPDTCRFWDATTGAHLDKDLFRRNLGGEADAYQEVMKRLLG; translated from the coding sequence ATGAATTACGAAGTTAAAGAGCAGATGTACGAAGGCAAAGCCAAGCAGGTTTTCGCTACCAGCGACCCCGAGATCGTAATGGTCCACTACAAGGACGATGCCACCGCCGGTGACGGCGAGAAGAAGGGCACCATCCGCGACAAGGGCATCGTGAACAACAAGCTGTCCAATGCCCTGATGCAGAAGTTGGAGAAAGAGGGCATCCCCACCCACTATGTGCAGGAGATCAACGACCGCGACACCTTTGTAAAGAAGGTTGAGATCGTGCCCCTGGAGGTCATCATCCGCAACGTCGCCGCCGGCCACTTCACCCTGCGCATGGGCGTGCCCGAGGGTACCGAGTTCAAGACCCCCATCCTGGAGTTCAGCTACAAGAACGACGACCTGCATGATCCGTTCATCAACCACTACTATGCCCTGGCTCTCGGCCTGGCCACCCAGGAAGAGATCGATACCATCACCAAGTACGCCTTCAAGATCAACGAAGTCCTGAAGAAGATCCTGCTGGATGCCAACATCCGCCTGATCGACTTCAAGGTCGAGTTCGGCCGCCTGTCCGACGGCACCATCATCCTGGCCGACGAGATCAGCCCCGACACCTGCCGTTTCTGGGATGCCACCACCGGCGCACATCTGGACAAGGACCTGTTCCGCCGCAACCTGGGCGGCGAGGCTGATGCCTACCAGGAAGTTATGAAGCGCCTGCTGGGCTAA